Proteins encoded by one window of Triplophysa rosa linkage group LG19, Trosa_1v2, whole genome shotgun sequence:
- the akna gene encoding microtubule organization protein AKNA isoform X2: MKREPMEWTRGDTTAGVLVWTPAPAYSSPSSPEGSDFRWEEEVDEDFQSQMDENGIIGLAESQGQLEVDHREEEIAEDMLWYVKTPEPEDGPPPSALEEISFHLSELLDSGPLSQPTENDCHTSYMQEEQVADDDQSVLLEDWTDDEHDARSPMIHRQELHTFPERDGTLDMTDEDTAEKDMCEDSQRHTDHSFPVTEKMAPHIDPIKGLDFSQNGIEDSKNIPDVEITEHSEQSDSEELKKCFPSASHLSSPNTLHTFPHLSFEEQINNCGIEAETVSEGALSNVGVESSHSTSSHQRFDPKSYQTIQSRELEIKYKITPQTSVRSPLMKIRLGKTNHAGMSEDKGERRLHSPYHNHQLPTPSPTKTNPDFQDRRAQRIAKARECSPPPAPHRSSDKNNQRTSKTSHTDPDDIRKGQLSHPLPDFSKVGPKVHFPKGGYKPPKSRAVAHGKTSQPVLPVVFKSPAEIVREVLLSSTDESPGSPSSSGTHKRLNSTVPEEFRCPQQASTLVQQLQEDYNRLLTKYAEAENTIDRLRLKAQVSLYSDPPKPSTAILSGVIQEGSKVMTLSFPQAQRAEFGAGSANPTGQRDNLAHINSRKAQTRPSSTNSVSSRSSVSSTADHLTETLTKQTCRFQLQVDSFEELLKNGKLKPCEELKGVSTLAEGQESLERAYLDTRAQFRMLQQCQGRPLTFDPDRELEGQIFTSGMRLEELKERIKQNQTTLEPPSTPAPHSDMLSLSMLETEPLPESPLSAAHPEACVGAEVSSVNGESDEEEMLPSHLYHLNDKHQCVEKDFSKLMDRYQSFKELPGLLDRSVTLMGCDSLDFKHSSPPRNESSTNRQQWSSTDRAKRQPVADCGPPSGPSVRSQVCDAMETHPKAPCHSSLLPGQPGRERKTAGNRMVLSSSMTSLAESIETGNRILKTKSKTVVAPPLDGVVSPETDSGFMGSESSQLTPAVHSPLQQRAVVRSSGPHMKNPIKANSACRTRQPLAVSSSPSRLSLDPPADHLSTGRCTSSVGRRAREERCSASSLATSTSTLHWPETTLQPGPCSLTSQSEHGSDQEEKARDNPCPQPANLQSGFHRSPSLRVPYHHSDLKAQSSVQLTNHQEALQSLQQEVNKVKERLEGSLRLSKPSSPVIAPPNISEDTRDNTPPQAATPQWLDLRSSERMGGQREMGSREIKGRSGAPRLTLRKRSASLPRYRSESNTRSDSEHVQSEPRASAMSYIPVSPMTSRGRRQTRSGFGHHQNCTTHQTPEAESEDSGDTEPSPVPQPTCARCASKRIGAPARPARSTRIPRPAQSHCSHCPLCGALQSSQSRIPQPENQGSVPGWSQPMRSLQRERVGFESMAVAPSPTVLGSVPVVPYMPVYPSTLYISSPVTAQAYSQPFNISMSPSRDERSEVRGHRRHSLSMDHQQSSLSSSLKRAITVARNMRRVSRHMAHSMASGLENMSVLATTY, from the exons atgaagagggAACCGATGGAGTGGACCAGAGGTGATACCACTGCAGGGGTTCTGGTGTGGACACCAGCCCCAGCCTACTCCTCTCCCTCAAGCCCAGAGGGGTCGGACTTCAGATGGGAGGAAGAAGTAGATGAGGACTTTCAAAGCCAGATGGATGAGAACGGCATCATTGGTCTGGCAGAGAGTCAAGGGCAGCTGGAG GTGGATCATAGAGAAGAGGAGATTGCAGAGGACATGTTGTGGTATGTGAAGACCCCAGAGCCTGAGGATGGACCACCACCGTCCGCACTGGAGGAGATAAGCTTCCACCTGAGTGAACTGCTAGACTCGGGCCCCCTCTCTCAGCCCACTGAAAATGACTGCCATACTTCTTACATGC AAGAAGAGCAGGTCGCAGATGATGACCAAAGCGTTTTATTGGAGGACTGGACCGATGATGAGCATGATGCCAGGAGCCCAATGATCCACAGGCAGGAATTACACACTTTCCCAGAGAGAGACGGAACATTAGACATGACAGATGAAGATACTGCGGAAAAAGACATGTGTGAAGATTCTCAGAGACATACAGATCACTCATTTCCTGTCACAGAAAAAATGGCGCCTCACATCGACCCGATAAAGGGTCTCGATTTCAGTCAAAATGGGATTGAAGACTCCAAAAATATTCCAGATGTAGAAATTACTGAGCATTCGGAACAAAGTGATTCCGAAGAACTCAAGAAATGTTTTCCCTCAGCTTCACATCTGTCCTCTCCAAACACTCTTCATACCTTTCCTCATTTGTCCTTTGAGGAGCAGATTAATAACTGTGGGATTGAGGCTGAGACCGTTTCAGAGGGAGCTCTTTCCAACGTCGGGGTGGAGTCATCTCATAGCACTAGCAGTCACCAGAGATTTGACCCTAAATCTTACCAAACTATTCAATCTAGAGAGCTGGAGATTAAATACAAGATCACACCTCAGACCTCAGTGAGAAGCCCGTTGATGAAAATCAGACTTGGAAAAACAAACCATGCTGGTATGAGTGAAGATAAAGGAGAAAGAAGGTTGCACAGTCCCTACCACAACCACCAGCTTCCAACACCCTCTCCTACAAAAACAAACCCAGATTTCCAGGATCGTCGTGCACAGCGTATTGCTAAAGCGAGAGAGTGCTCTCCGCCTCCTGCACCTCACCGTTCTTCAGATAAAAATAACCAAAGAACCTCCAAAACGTCCCACACCGATCCAGATGATATCAG GAAAGGCCAACTGAGCCACCCATTGCCGGATTTCTCTAAAGTGGGGCCGAAGGTTCATTTCCCAAAGGGTGGATACAAGCCCCCTAAAAGTCGTGCCGTTGCTCATGGCAAAACTTCACAGCCTGTTCTACCTGTAGTTTTCAAATCACCTGCTGAGATTGTGCGAGAGGTCCTGTTGAGCAGCACTGACGAGTCTCCAGGAAGTCCTTCCTCCAGTGGGACCCACAAACGTTTAAACAGTACAGTACCAGAGGAGTTCCGCTGTCCCCAACAGGCCAGCACACTAGTGCAACAGCTTCAG GAGGACTACAACAGGCTTCTGACTAAGTACGCTGAGGCTGAAAACACAATTGACCGACTCCGTCTCAAAGCTCAG GTGAGTCTGTATTCTGACCCGCCCAAACCCAGTACTGCTATCCTGTCGGGTGTCATTCAGGAGGGGTCAAAGGTCATGACCCTCAGCTTTCCTCAAGCACAGAGGGCAGAGTTTGGTGCAGGCTCTGCTAATCCAACTGGGCAGAGAGATAATTTAG CTCACATAAACTCAAGAAAAGCCCAAACTCGCCCGTCCTCCACGAACTCGGTTTCCTCCAGGAGTTCCGTGTCCAGCACTGCAGACCATCTGACAGAGACTCTGACCAAACAAACCTGCAGATTTCAGCTACAG GTTGATTCTTTTGAGGAGCTTTTGAAGAATGGGAAACTGAAGCCTTGCGAAGAGCTGAAg GGTGTCTCCACACTGGCTGAGGGACAGGAATCTCTCGAGAGGGCTTATCTGGATACGCGAGCCCAGTTTCGGATGCTACAGCAATGTCAAGGCAGGcctttgacctttgaccccgaCAG AGAACTAGAGGGTCAGATCTTTACATCAGGGATGCGATTGGAGGAACTGAAGGAGCGGATAAAGCAGAACCAGACCACTTTAGAACCTCCTTCAACTCCAGCCCCTCACTCGGATATGCTGTCTTTGTCCATGCTGGAGACTGAACCATTACCCGAG AGCCCACTGTCAGCTGCCCATCCTGAGGCTTGTGTTGGCGCAGAGGTGAGTTCAGTTAACGGAGAGAGCGATGAAGAGGAGATGCTTCCGTCCCATCTTTATCATCTGAATGACAAACATCAATGTGTGGAGAAGGACTTCAGTAAACTCATGGACCG CTACCAAAGTTTTAAAGAGCTCCCAGGGCTGCTGGACAGAAGTGTGACCTTAATGGGCTGTGACTCGCTGGATTTTAAACACTCTTCTCCTCCCAGGAATGAAAGCTCCACGAACAGACAACAATGGTCTAGCACTGACAGAGCGAAAAG GCAGCCTGTAGCAGATTGTGGCCCTCCCTCTGGCCCATCCGTGAGGTCACAGGTCTGTGACGCCATGGAAACTCACCCCAAGGCGCCATGCCACTCCTCTCTGTTGCCAGGGCAACCGGGCAGGGAGAGGAAAACAGCAGGAAACAGAATGGTCCTCAGCAGCAGCATGACCAGCTTGGCTGAGAGCATAGAGACTGGAAATAGGATCTTGAAAACAAAGAGCAAGACTGTTGTAGCGCCCCCTCTG GATGGAGTTGTGTCTCCAGAGACAGACAGTGGCTTTATGGGATCTGAGAGCAGTCAGCTTACTCCTGCAGTACACAGTCCTCTCCAGCAGAGAGCAGTAGTGAG GTCGTCTGGACCACACATGAAGAACCCCATAAAGGCAAATTCGGCTTGTCGTACTAGGCAGCCTTTGGCGGTTTCCTCTTCTCCCTCACGACTCTCTCTGGATCCCCCTGCAGACCACCTCAGCACAGGAAGATGCACCAGTTCTGTTGGGAGGAGAGCAAGAGAAGAGAGGTGTTCTGCTTCCAGTCTTGCTACCTCTACCTCCACCCTTCATTGGCCTGAAACCACCCTCCAACCCGGGCCGTGCAGCCTcaccagccaatcagagcatGGGAGTGATCAGG AAGAAAAAGCACGAGATAACCCATGCCCACAACCAGCCAATCTGCAGTCCGGATTTCACAGAAGCCCCTCCCTCCGTGTGCCCTATCACCACAGCGACCTCAAAGCCCAAAGTTCTGTCCAGCTAACAAATCACCA AGAGGCCCTTCAGTCCCTACAGCAGGAAGTGAACAAAGTGAAAGAGAGACTAGAGGGAAGTCTGAGGCTCTCCAAACCTTCCAGTCCTGTTATAGCGCCCCCTAACATCTCAGAGGACACCAGGGATAACACACCCCCACAGGCGGCTACACCTCAGTGGCTTGACTTAAG atCGTCAGAAAGAATGGGAGGGCAGAGAGAGATGGGAAGCAGAGAGATTAAAGGGAGAAGCGGTGCTCCACGACTCACCCTGAGGAAGAGATCAGCATCTTTGCCCAGATATAGATCTGAATCCAATACGA GAAGTGATTCCGAGCATGTGCAGTCTGAGCCGAGAGCATCTGCGATGAGTTATATCCCAGTGTCCCCTATGACGTCAAGAGGAAGAAGACAAACCAGATCAGGATTTGGCCATCACCAAAATTGTACTa CCCATCAGACACCAGAGGCTGAATCTGAGGATAGTGGTGACACAGAACCAAGCCCAGTCCCACAACCTACCTGTGCACGCTGCGCGTCAAAGCGCATCGGTGCCCCCGCAC GTCCAGCGAGGAGCACACGTATTCCACGTCCCGCCCAGTCCCACTGTAGTCATTGTCCATTGTGTGGTGCATTACAATCCAGTCAATCAAGAATCCCTCAACCAG AAAATCAGGGCTCAGTCCCCGGATGGAGTCAACCAATGAGATCCTTACAGAGGGAGAGAGTAGGCTTTGAGAGTATGGCTGTGGCTCCTTCCCCCACCGTCCTGGGTAGTGTTCCAGTTGTCCCGTATATGCCAGTCTATCCTTCAACTCT TTACATATCCAGCCCTGTGACAGCCCAGGCCTACTCACAACCATTTAACATCTCGATGAGTCCCTCCAGAGATGAGAGGTCAGAGGTTAGAGGTCATCGCCGGCACTCTCTCTCTATGGACCATCAGCAGTCTTCTCTGAGCAGCTCTCTGAAACGTGCCATCACGGTAGCTAGAAACATGAGGCGGGTCTCGCGTCACATGGCTCACTCTATGGCCTCAGGACTGGAGAACATGAGCGTCCTCGCCACAACCTACTGA
- the akna gene encoding microtubule organization protein AKNA isoform X1: protein MKREPMEWTRGDTTAGVLVWTPAPAYSSPSSPEGSDFRWEEEVDEDFQSQMDENGIIGLAESQGQLEVDHREEEIAEDMLWYVKTPEPEDGPPPSALEEISFHLSELLDSGPLSQPTENDCHTSYMQEEQVADDDQSVLLEDWTDDEHDARSPMIHRQELHTFPERDGTLDMTDEDTAEKDMCEDSQRHTDHSFPVTEKMAPHIDPIKGLDFSQNGIEDSKNIPDVEITEHSEQSDSEELKKCFPSASHLSSPNTLHTFPHLSFEEQINNCGIEAETVSEGALSNVGVESSHSTSSHQRFDPKSYQTIQSRELEIKYKITPQTSVRSPLMKIRLGKTNHAGMSEDKGERRLHSPYHNHQLPTPSPTKTNPDFQDRRAQRIAKARECSPPPAPHRSSDKNNQRTSKTSHTDPDDIRKGQLSHPLPDFSKVGPKVHFPKGGYKPPKSRAVAHGKTSQPVLPVVFKSPAEIVREVLLSSTDESPGSPSSSGTHKRLNSTVPEEFRCPQQASTLVQQLQEDYNRLLTKYAEAENTIDRLRLKAQVSLYSDPPKPSTAILSGVIQEGSKVMTLSFPQAQRAEFGAGSANPTGQRDNLAHINSRKAQTRPSSTNSVSSRSSVSSTADHLTETLTKQTCRFQLQVDSFEELLKNGKLKPCEELKGVSTLAEGQESLERAYLDTRAQFRMLQQCQGRPLTFDPDRELEGQIFTSGMRLEELKERIKQNQTTLEPPSTPAPHSDMLSLSMLETEPLPESPLSAAHPEACVGAEVSSVNGESDEEEMLPSHLYHLNDKHQCVEKDFSKLMDRYQSFKELPGLLDRSVTLMGCDSLDFKHSSPPRNESSTNRQQWSSTDRAKRQPVADCGPPSGPSVRSQVCDAMETHPKAPCHSSLLPGQPGRERKTAGNRMVLSSSMTSLAESIETGNRILKTKSKTVVAPPLDGVVSPETDSGFMGSESSQLTPAVHSPLQQRAVVRSSGPHMKNPIKANSACRTRQPLAVSSSPSRLSLDPPADHLSTGRCTSSVGRRAREERCSASSLATSTSTLHWPETTLQPGPCSLTSQSEHGSDQEEKARDNPCPQPANLQSGFHRSPSLRVPYHHSDLKAQSSVQLTNHQEALQSLQQEVNKVKERLEGSLRLSKPSSPVIAPPNISEDTRDNTPPQAATPQWLDLRSSERMGGQREMGSREIKGRSGAPRLTLRKRSASLPRYRSESNTRSDSEHVQSEPRASAMSYIPVSPMTSRGRRQTRSGFGHHQNCTSFFPSAHQTPEAESEDSGDTEPSPVPQPTCARCASKRIGAPARPARSTRIPRPAQSHCSHCPLCGALQSSQSRIPQPENQGSVPGWSQPMRSLQRERVGFESMAVAPSPTVLGSVPVVPYMPVYPSTLYISSPVTAQAYSQPFNISMSPSRDERSEVRGHRRHSLSMDHQQSSLSSSLKRAITVARNMRRVSRHMAHSMASGLENMSVLATTY, encoded by the exons atgaagagggAACCGATGGAGTGGACCAGAGGTGATACCACTGCAGGGGTTCTGGTGTGGACACCAGCCCCAGCCTACTCCTCTCCCTCAAGCCCAGAGGGGTCGGACTTCAGATGGGAGGAAGAAGTAGATGAGGACTTTCAAAGCCAGATGGATGAGAACGGCATCATTGGTCTGGCAGAGAGTCAAGGGCAGCTGGAG GTGGATCATAGAGAAGAGGAGATTGCAGAGGACATGTTGTGGTATGTGAAGACCCCAGAGCCTGAGGATGGACCACCACCGTCCGCACTGGAGGAGATAAGCTTCCACCTGAGTGAACTGCTAGACTCGGGCCCCCTCTCTCAGCCCACTGAAAATGACTGCCATACTTCTTACATGC AAGAAGAGCAGGTCGCAGATGATGACCAAAGCGTTTTATTGGAGGACTGGACCGATGATGAGCATGATGCCAGGAGCCCAATGATCCACAGGCAGGAATTACACACTTTCCCAGAGAGAGACGGAACATTAGACATGACAGATGAAGATACTGCGGAAAAAGACATGTGTGAAGATTCTCAGAGACATACAGATCACTCATTTCCTGTCACAGAAAAAATGGCGCCTCACATCGACCCGATAAAGGGTCTCGATTTCAGTCAAAATGGGATTGAAGACTCCAAAAATATTCCAGATGTAGAAATTACTGAGCATTCGGAACAAAGTGATTCCGAAGAACTCAAGAAATGTTTTCCCTCAGCTTCACATCTGTCCTCTCCAAACACTCTTCATACCTTTCCTCATTTGTCCTTTGAGGAGCAGATTAATAACTGTGGGATTGAGGCTGAGACCGTTTCAGAGGGAGCTCTTTCCAACGTCGGGGTGGAGTCATCTCATAGCACTAGCAGTCACCAGAGATTTGACCCTAAATCTTACCAAACTATTCAATCTAGAGAGCTGGAGATTAAATACAAGATCACACCTCAGACCTCAGTGAGAAGCCCGTTGATGAAAATCAGACTTGGAAAAACAAACCATGCTGGTATGAGTGAAGATAAAGGAGAAAGAAGGTTGCACAGTCCCTACCACAACCACCAGCTTCCAACACCCTCTCCTACAAAAACAAACCCAGATTTCCAGGATCGTCGTGCACAGCGTATTGCTAAAGCGAGAGAGTGCTCTCCGCCTCCTGCACCTCACCGTTCTTCAGATAAAAATAACCAAAGAACCTCCAAAACGTCCCACACCGATCCAGATGATATCAG GAAAGGCCAACTGAGCCACCCATTGCCGGATTTCTCTAAAGTGGGGCCGAAGGTTCATTTCCCAAAGGGTGGATACAAGCCCCCTAAAAGTCGTGCCGTTGCTCATGGCAAAACTTCACAGCCTGTTCTACCTGTAGTTTTCAAATCACCTGCTGAGATTGTGCGAGAGGTCCTGTTGAGCAGCACTGACGAGTCTCCAGGAAGTCCTTCCTCCAGTGGGACCCACAAACGTTTAAACAGTACAGTACCAGAGGAGTTCCGCTGTCCCCAACAGGCCAGCACACTAGTGCAACAGCTTCAG GAGGACTACAACAGGCTTCTGACTAAGTACGCTGAGGCTGAAAACACAATTGACCGACTCCGTCTCAAAGCTCAG GTGAGTCTGTATTCTGACCCGCCCAAACCCAGTACTGCTATCCTGTCGGGTGTCATTCAGGAGGGGTCAAAGGTCATGACCCTCAGCTTTCCTCAAGCACAGAGGGCAGAGTTTGGTGCAGGCTCTGCTAATCCAACTGGGCAGAGAGATAATTTAG CTCACATAAACTCAAGAAAAGCCCAAACTCGCCCGTCCTCCACGAACTCGGTTTCCTCCAGGAGTTCCGTGTCCAGCACTGCAGACCATCTGACAGAGACTCTGACCAAACAAACCTGCAGATTTCAGCTACAG GTTGATTCTTTTGAGGAGCTTTTGAAGAATGGGAAACTGAAGCCTTGCGAAGAGCTGAAg GGTGTCTCCACACTGGCTGAGGGACAGGAATCTCTCGAGAGGGCTTATCTGGATACGCGAGCCCAGTTTCGGATGCTACAGCAATGTCAAGGCAGGcctttgacctttgaccccgaCAG AGAACTAGAGGGTCAGATCTTTACATCAGGGATGCGATTGGAGGAACTGAAGGAGCGGATAAAGCAGAACCAGACCACTTTAGAACCTCCTTCAACTCCAGCCCCTCACTCGGATATGCTGTCTTTGTCCATGCTGGAGACTGAACCATTACCCGAG AGCCCACTGTCAGCTGCCCATCCTGAGGCTTGTGTTGGCGCAGAGGTGAGTTCAGTTAACGGAGAGAGCGATGAAGAGGAGATGCTTCCGTCCCATCTTTATCATCTGAATGACAAACATCAATGTGTGGAGAAGGACTTCAGTAAACTCATGGACCG CTACCAAAGTTTTAAAGAGCTCCCAGGGCTGCTGGACAGAAGTGTGACCTTAATGGGCTGTGACTCGCTGGATTTTAAACACTCTTCTCCTCCCAGGAATGAAAGCTCCACGAACAGACAACAATGGTCTAGCACTGACAGAGCGAAAAG GCAGCCTGTAGCAGATTGTGGCCCTCCCTCTGGCCCATCCGTGAGGTCACAGGTCTGTGACGCCATGGAAACTCACCCCAAGGCGCCATGCCACTCCTCTCTGTTGCCAGGGCAACCGGGCAGGGAGAGGAAAACAGCAGGAAACAGAATGGTCCTCAGCAGCAGCATGACCAGCTTGGCTGAGAGCATAGAGACTGGAAATAGGATCTTGAAAACAAAGAGCAAGACTGTTGTAGCGCCCCCTCTG GATGGAGTTGTGTCTCCAGAGACAGACAGTGGCTTTATGGGATCTGAGAGCAGTCAGCTTACTCCTGCAGTACACAGTCCTCTCCAGCAGAGAGCAGTAGTGAG GTCGTCTGGACCACACATGAAGAACCCCATAAAGGCAAATTCGGCTTGTCGTACTAGGCAGCCTTTGGCGGTTTCCTCTTCTCCCTCACGACTCTCTCTGGATCCCCCTGCAGACCACCTCAGCACAGGAAGATGCACCAGTTCTGTTGGGAGGAGAGCAAGAGAAGAGAGGTGTTCTGCTTCCAGTCTTGCTACCTCTACCTCCACCCTTCATTGGCCTGAAACCACCCTCCAACCCGGGCCGTGCAGCCTcaccagccaatcagagcatGGGAGTGATCAGG AAGAAAAAGCACGAGATAACCCATGCCCACAACCAGCCAATCTGCAGTCCGGATTTCACAGAAGCCCCTCCCTCCGTGTGCCCTATCACCACAGCGACCTCAAAGCCCAAAGTTCTGTCCAGCTAACAAATCACCA AGAGGCCCTTCAGTCCCTACAGCAGGAAGTGAACAAAGTGAAAGAGAGACTAGAGGGAAGTCTGAGGCTCTCCAAACCTTCCAGTCCTGTTATAGCGCCCCCTAACATCTCAGAGGACACCAGGGATAACACACCCCCACAGGCGGCTACACCTCAGTGGCTTGACTTAAG atCGTCAGAAAGAATGGGAGGGCAGAGAGAGATGGGAAGCAGAGAGATTAAAGGGAGAAGCGGTGCTCCACGACTCACCCTGAGGAAGAGATCAGCATCTTTGCCCAGATATAGATCTGAATCCAATACGA GAAGTGATTCCGAGCATGTGCAGTCTGAGCCGAGAGCATCTGCGATGAGTTATATCCCAGTGTCCCCTATGACGTCAAGAGGAAGAAGACAAACCAGATCAGGATTTGGCCATCACCAAAATTGTACTa GTTTTTTCCCATCAGCCCATCAGACACCAGAGGCTGAATCTGAGGATAGTGGTGACACAGAACCAAGCCCAGTCCCACAACCTACCTGTGCACGCTGCGCGTCAAAGCGCATCGGTGCCCCCGCAC GTCCAGCGAGGAGCACACGTATTCCACGTCCCGCCCAGTCCCACTGTAGTCATTGTCCATTGTGTGGTGCATTACAATCCAGTCAATCAAGAATCCCTCAACCAG AAAATCAGGGCTCAGTCCCCGGATGGAGTCAACCAATGAGATCCTTACAGAGGGAGAGAGTAGGCTTTGAGAGTATGGCTGTGGCTCCTTCCCCCACCGTCCTGGGTAGTGTTCCAGTTGTCCCGTATATGCCAGTCTATCCTTCAACTCT TTACATATCCAGCCCTGTGACAGCCCAGGCCTACTCACAACCATTTAACATCTCGATGAGTCCCTCCAGAGATGAGAGGTCAGAGGTTAGAGGTCATCGCCGGCACTCTCTCTCTATGGACCATCAGCAGTCTTCTCTGAGCAGCTCTCTGAAACGTGCCATCACGGTAGCTAGAAACATGAGGCGGGTCTCGCGTCACATGGCTCACTCTATGGCCTCAGGACTGGAGAACATGAGCGTCCTCGCCACAACCTACTGA